A stretch of Oryza brachyantha chromosome 4, ObraRS2, whole genome shotgun sequence DNA encodes these proteins:
- the LOC102719488 gene encoding LOW QUALITY PROTEIN: disease resistance protein RGA2-like (The sequence of the model RefSeq protein was modified relative to this genomic sequence to represent the inferred CDS: inserted 1 base in 1 codon; deleted 1 base in 1 codon) has protein sequence MELVASAVIGLMVETILGSLGGVLEAWTREVGLAEDVEKLVFEVRNVEAVLATAEAAAYEGRRPVDNTRLAQSLDCLRDLLYDADDAMDELDYYRLQRQIQKGEDCSANTGNSPQVSSAFSSTPFSPFQLLCSIGSQITSWASPGRKRKREEEGTADSTMLPFEIKHDISERINRIANNLQKTGDSVRKLLKLEISVLSLRSNQEQRMTRNTRLTTSVPIEPKVYGRDANRDMIIEILINEESSDLCVLPIVGIGGIGKTTLARFVYQDQRIIDHFDLQMWICVSTNFNELRITVEILEHVCKDKQEYKDVSNFNVLQEILLKNIRHKRFLLILDDMREDKDRSGWDRLLAPLKNSQVTNCAVLATTRRNSVAEMIGTMNAIQISGLDETAFWRYFKACAFGNENYEGHCKLQSIGRQIAKALKGCPLAARSVGALLNRNISYEHWIIVQAKWKSLQLKDDDIIPILKLSYDYLPFHLQCCFSYCSLXPEDHRFYGETLVQAWISQNFVQYEDMGRGLEETGLQYLANLVDLGFFQKVDSHYTMHDLMHELAEQVSSNECATINGLQPNVIQPSIRHLSIITSAHDIDAHGNFPMEKFEEILQKIRPFQKLRSLMFFGWSSVKLLKPIHTFWKEAKCLRLLRVYVSNADMNSVQNLLSPYHLRYLEFIDVYKGGVVPQAFTSFYHLQVLNLSTHGVHDVPAAMSNLVNLRHFIAQEKVHQAIAGVGNMASLQELKFKVRNVCTFEMGQLQPMNKLVTLGISHLENVKTKDEASSARLIDKEYLKKLSLSWNGDSVSIEPDRSKDVLEGLRPHHNLKDLSITGYSSPNSPTWFSSNMSVTSLQTIHLENCREWQILSSLEMLPLLKKLKLVRMLNLMELSLPSLEELVLIEMPKLEKCIGSCGIELTTDLRVLMIEDCPQPNDFTPFQSYSSFGAELWFPSLRELTIVCCPHISKWETLPLGKMHALKSLKLTDLHAVRELLVPSLEKLVLSNMPSLECCSGLTASRVQMSTSQEDKEWLSGLRELTIHDCPHLVVSYALPPSALMSHFSIKGVPTHPIMEKHYGFTIKSDELIMLDDKILAFHSLRGIRSLFINDCPNLASLSNECLNQLIDLEGLCIRGCPNFTMTSGLVLPSLRWLSVQTCGISGSWLMEMLSHARSFDQLQLHDSPQIKFISFSQPTEMEGTCSLGSATTVTSHFAGDEQLLQIPSNVVRSLRMLVIFNCHNLEFSGEEGPLRGYTSLDISVSSIAPSWYRCLLVSGMMEVGSLPTSLRLLDIDMGPELSTIWDLKLQELEQGGYQVPPPPPSLETFLVTNLTDKVQSCLLSCLPSITKLVISNSPELTSLHLGYSKALECLEIVGCESLASVEGFGSLTNLRSLVVYDPPILPRCFELLSHQQGATDIWSKLEKLQIGDGSVLTASLCKQLTSLKRLFFFPERSKHGAMMMGLTKEQERALQLLTSLQSLNFWHLPNLLSLPAKLASLTSLQHLYISNCPRIARLPEIGLPPSLVQLTVRRCSEELCMHCRMATSEKLKILIDDIPVD, from the exons TTGGTAGCCAAATTACTAGCTGGGCCTCACCTGGCAGAAAAAGGAAACGAGAAGAGGAAGGCACAGCTGATAGCACTATGCTTCCTTTTGAGATCAAACATGACATTTCTGAGAGGATCAACAGAATAGCAAACAATTTACAGAAAACAGGCGATTCTGTCCGCAAGTTACTAAAGCTAGAGATCTCAGTCCTATCTCTAAGGTCAAACCAAGAGCAGAGAATGACCAGGAACACACGCCTGACAACTTCTGTTCCTATTGAACCGAAAGTATATGGGAGGGATGCAAATAGGGACATGATAATAGAGatcttaataaatgaggaatcTAGTGATCTCTGTGTCCTACCAATAGTTGGCATTGGTGGTATTGGGAAGACAACGCTGGCTAGATTTGTATATCAAGATCAAAGAATTATTGATCATTTTGATTTGCAGATGTGGATTTGTGTGTCCACTAACTTCAATGAACTGAGAATAACAGTTGAGATCTTAGAGCATGTATGTAAGGATAAACAAGAGTACAAAGATGTGAGCAACTTCAATGTACTACAGGAGATTCTTTTGAAGAATATTAGACATAAACGATTTCTTCTCATATTGGATGATATGAGGGAAGACAAGGACAGGAGTGGATGGGATAGGCTGTTAGCTCCTTTGAAAAATAGTCAAGTAACCAACTGCGCTGTGCTAGCAACAACCCGAAGAAACTCAGTTGCAGAAATGATAGGAACAATGAATGCAATCCAAATCAGTGGTCTGGATGAGACGGCGTTCTGGCGGTACTTCAAAGCATGTGCATTCGGCAACGAGAACTATGAGGGTCATTGTAAGTTGCAATCCATCGGGCGACAGATTGCTAAAGCACTGAAGGGCTGCCCACTTGCGGCACGAAGTGTTGGTGCACTTTTGAACAGAAATATTAGCTATGAACATTGGATAATTGTTCAGGCCAAATGGAAATCTCTTCAACTAAAAGATGACGACATTATACCTATCTTGAAACTTAGTTATGATTATCTACCTTTCCACCTTCAGTGTTGTTTTTCCTACTGCTCTT TTCCAGAGGATCACCGGTTCTATGGAGAAACTTTGGTCCAAGCTTGGAtatctcaaaattttgttcaatATGAAGATATGGGAAGGGGATTGGAGGAAACTGGATTGCAATATTTGGCTAATTTAGTAGATTTGGGATTTTTCCAAAAAGTTGACTCACACTATACTATGCATGATCTAATGCATGAATTAGCAGAACAAGTTTCATCAAATGAATGCGCTACAATAAATGGATTGCAACCTAATGTAATTCAACCAAGTATTCGACATTTGTCCATCATAACCAGTGCCCATGACATTGATGCACATGGAAATTTTCCCATGGAGAAATTTGAGGAGATACTACAGAAGATTAGGCCTTTTCAAAAGTTGAGGagtttgatgttttttggaTGGAGTAGCGTCAAGTTATTAAAGCCCATACATACT TTTTGGAAGGAAGCAAAATGTTTACGATTGTTAAGAGTTTATGTCTCAAATGCTGACATGAACTCTGTTCAAAATTTGTTAAGTCCATATCATCTCCGCTATCTTGAATTTATTGATGTCTATAAGGGTGGTGTTGTTCCTCAGGCTTTTACCAGCTTTTATCACCTTCAAGTGTTGAATTTGAGCACTCATGGAGTTCATGATGTACCTGCTGCTATGAGTAATTTAGTTAATCTTCGTCATTTTATCGCTCAAGAAAAAGTGCACCAGGCAATAGCTGGTGTTGGCAACATGGCCTCTCTTCAAGAACTAAAGTTCAAGGTTCGAAATGTTTGCACTTTTGAGATGGGACAACTCCAACCAATGAATAAGCTTGTAACTCTTGGGATCTCTCATCTTGAAAATGTGAAGACTAAAGATGAAGCCAGCAGTGCTAGACTTATAGACAAAGAGTACCTAAAAAAGTTGTCCTTGTCATGGAACGGTGACAGCGTGAGCATTGAACCTGACAGATCAAAAGATGTGCTTGAGGGTCTTCGACCTCATCATAACCTGAAAGATCTAAGTATAACTGGGTATAGTAGTCCCAACTCCCCAACATGGTTTTCTAGTAATATGTCGGTTACATCACTGCAGACAATTCATCTTGAGAATTGCAGGGAGTGGCAAATTCTTAGTTCTCTTGAGATGCTTCCGTTGcttaagaaattaaaattggTCAGGATGTTGAATTTGATGGAACTCTCACTTCCTTCCTTGGAAGAGTTGGTGTTAATTGAGATGCCAAAGTTGGAGAAGTGCATTGGTTCTTGTGGGATAGAATTGACTACTGATCTCAGGGTATTGATGATCGAGGACTGCCCTCAACCGAATGACTTCACTCCTTTCCAGAGCTACTCTTCTTTTGGGGCTGAGCTGTGGTTTCCATCTCTCAGAGAACTCACCATTGTGTGTTGTCCTCATATAAG CAAGTGGGAAACACTTCCACTGGGGAAAATGCATGCACTCAAGAGTTTGAAATTAACAGATCTCCATGCTGTGAGAGAGTTGTTAGTCCCTTCCTTGGAGAAGTTGGTGTTGAGTAACATGCCAAGTTTGGAATGTTGCAGCGGGCTAACAGCTTCACGCGTGCAAATGTCCACTTCCCAAGAGGATAAGGAGTGGCTATCTGGTCTCCGTGAACTCACTATTCACGATTGCCCTCATTTGGTAGTGTCATATGCTCTCCCACCTTCTGCTTTGATGTCTCACTTCTCCATCAAGGGGGTTCCAACACATCCAATAATGGAGAAACACTATGGTTTCACTATCAAATCTGATGAGTTGATTATGCTTGATGACAAGATCTTAGCATTCCATAGCCTTAGGGGCATTAGATCTTTGTTTATAAATGATTGTCCTAATTTAGCCTCTTTGTCTAATGAATGTCTCAACCAACTCATCGATTTAGAGGGCCTCTGTATAAGAGGTTGTCCTAATTTTACCATGACAAGCGGCCTTGTCCTCCCATCTCTCAGATGGCTGTCCGTCCAGACTTGTGGCATATCAGGGAGTTGGCTAATGGAAATGCTTTCACATGCACGGTCCTTTGATCAGTTGCAATTACATGACAGCccacaaataaaatttatttcgtTTAGTCAACCTACAGAGATGGAAGGCACATGCAGTTTGGGTTCAGCAACTACAGTAACGTCGCACTTCGCTGGTGACGAACAACTGTTGCAAATTCCATCTAATGTTGTCCGTTCTCTAAGAAtgctagttatttttaactgCCATAATCTTGAGTTCAGTGGAGAGGAGGGGCCCCTCCGAGGATACACCTCTCTTGATATCTCCGTATCCAGCATTGCCCCAAGCTGGTACCGTTGTTTGTTGGTGAGTGGTATGATGGAGGTTGGATCGCTCCCGACATCCTTACGATTATTGGATATTGATATGGGCCCTGAGCTGTCTACTATATGGGATCTCAAACTGCAGGAGCTTGAACAGGGCGGTTATCAGgttccaccgccgcctccgtcacTTGAAACATTCCTTGTCACGAATCTCACTGACAAGGTACAGTCCTGTCTGCTATCCTGTCTCCCTAGCATCACAAAATTAGTCATATCAAATAGTCCAGAGTTGACATCTCTGCATCTAGGATACTCCAAGGCACTGGAGTGTTTGGAAATTGTAGGCTGCGAGTCACTTGCTTCAGTCGAGGGCTTTGGGTCCTTGACAAACCTTAGGTCTTTGGTAGTATATGACCCACCCATCTTGCCTCGATGTTTTGAGCTTCTGTCACATCAGCAAGGGGCCACTGACATCTGGTCCAAACTGGAAAAACTTCAGATAGGTGATGGCTCTGTCCTTACCGCGTCCCTCTGCAAACAGCTCACTTCGCTGAAACGTTTGTTCTTCTTTCCTGAACGAAGCAAGCATGGTGCGATGATGATGGGTCTGACAAAGGAACAAGAGAGAGCACTCCAGCTTCTGACCTCTCTCCAAAGTCTCAACTTTTGGCACTTGCCGAATCTCCTGTCACTTCCTGCAAAACTAGCAAGCCTTACCTCCCTCCAGCATTTATATATCTCGAACTGTCCTCGCATCGCAAGGTTGCCAGAGATTGGACTTCCACCTTCACTGGTACAACTGACTGTGCGCCGCTGCAGTGAGGAGCTATGTATGCATTGCAGGATGGCAACGAGTGAGAAGCTGAAGATCCTGATCGATGACATTCCTGTTGATTAA